The genomic interval tgggatgggactggagacactggggtgggactggggatactggggtggggacactgggaggggactggggacactgggatagTGGCACTGGAATAGAACTGGGGACACTGGtatgggactggggacactggggtggggacactgggatcacACTGGGATGACTCACtgggctggtggcactggggtggtggcactgggacaggactggggacactgggctggTGCCACTGGGGTGgaactggggacagtggggtgggactggggacactggggtggggacactgggatagaactggtgacactgggataggactggggacagtggggtggtggcactgggatagaactggtgacactgggataggactggggacagtggggtggtGGCACTGCTACGGGATGAGACGGTGGCACTGGGATAGGACTGGTgacagtgggatggggacactgggatgacactgagctggtggcactggggtggggacactgggacgggactggggacactgggatagGACTGGGttggtgacactgggatggggacactgggacgggactggggacactgggatagGACTGGGttggtgacactgggatggggacactgggatgggactggggacactgggatgggaccggggacacggggatggtggcactgggatgggactggtgacactggggtggtgGCCCTGGAATGACACTgagctggtggcactggggtggggacactgggatggggacactggtaTGGGATGagatggtggcactgggatggaactggtgacactgggataggactggggacagtggggtggtggcactggtACGGGATGagatggtggcactgggatgggactggtgacactgggatggtGACACTGGAATGACACTgagctggtggcactggggtggggacactgggacgggactggggacactgggatagGACTGGGttggtgacactgggatggggacactgggatgggactggggacacggggatggtgGCACTGGTACGGGATGAGacggtggcactgggatgggactggtgacactggggtggtgGCCCTGGAATGACACCgagctggtggcactggggtggggacactggggtgggactggggacaccgggagggggACACTGGTATGGGATGagatggtggcactgggatggaactggtgACACTGGGCTGGTGGCCCCTGGGACAGCCCTGGTGCCACCGGCCCGGTGccactgctgtgtccctggtggCACCGCTCTGGTGTCCCTGGTGCCACCTCTgcagtgtcccctctgtccccgcaGTGTCCCTGGACTCGGTTCGCGCCGCCCTGGGGGTGACAAAGGAcgctcagctcctgctggccCTGGGCACGGTGGCCGTGCTCTGCGAGGTGGCCGCGTGGAACTTGGGGACATCGCGGCGTCACCTGGCCACCGCCGCCGCCCACCAGCGGGACACGGCCCAGCGCCTGCGTGACCGTGCCCGGCAGGTGGTGGCCGCCAGGGCCGCCGCCGAGGCCACCAGGGCCACCGCCGCGGCCATCACGGCCGCCCTGGGGCGGCTGGAGAGGGCGACGGGCGCGCTGAGGAGGTTGGTGGCCGCCGTCACCGAGGACAGGAAGGTGACACCGTGGGGGACAATGGCACAGGGGTTCCCCGAGAGCGCCCGGGTGCTCGAGGACATCGtggtggccttggggacatcgggggacagGGAGGACAAGGAGGTGATGCGGAAGCTGAAGGTGGcactggaggtgctggtggcaCAGGTGTAGGGACggggtggggacatggggggtgGCACTGTCACCGCGTGGGGACTTGGGGACACCCCGACGGACACCCCCGTGTGCTTCCCTTGGGGGCACCGGGGCCACCCGAAAGTCACCTGCCCCGATTTGGGGTCACCTTGATGGCCCCGAGGTTCCCCCAGTGGCCCCAACAGGACATCGGGGGGGACATCGAGGTcctgttggggacattggggccTGTGGGGCCctgttggggacatcgggggggacattgggaccctgttggggacatcgggggggacatcggggtcctgttggggacattggggccTGTGGGGCCctgttggggacatcgggggggacattgggaccctgttggggacattggggccTGTGGGGCCCtgttggggacatcaggggggacatcggggccctgttggggacatcgggggggacattggggccctgttggggacattgggggtgaCATCGGGGCCCtgttggggacatcaggggagaCATTGGGGCcctgttggggacattggggccTGTGGGGCCctgttggggacatcggggccctgttggggacatcaggggggaCACTTGGGACATTGGGGCCCtgttggggacatcaggggggaCACTTGGGACATTGGGGCCCTGttgggggccctgaggggacatcGGGGCCTGTGGGGTCCTGCTGGGGACCCTCCGGAGACATTGGGGTCatgtggggacatggagggggaCATTTTGTCCCTGCTGGGGACCCTGGGGGGACGCTGGGGCCTTGTTGGGGGACCCTGAGGGGACATCGGGTCctgttggggacatcggggccTGTGGGGCTCTTTTGGGGACCCTGAGGTGACatcggggtcctgaggggacaTCGGGGCCTGTGGGGTTCTTTTGGGGACCCTGAGGGGACATCGGGGCCTGTGGGGCTCTTTTGGGGACCCTGAGGGGACATCGGGGTCCTGTTGGGGACATTGTGGGGTCATGAGGGGACATCGGGGCCTGTGGGGTCcttttggggacactgaggggacatcAGGGTCctgttggggacatcggggccTGTGGGGTTCTTTTGGGGACCCTGAGGGGACATCGGGGTCCTGttggggacattgtggggaccTGAGGGGACATCGGGGCCTGTGGGGTTCTTTTGGGGACCCTGAGGGGACATCAGGGTCCtgttggggacactgaggggacatcggggccctgaggggacatcGGGGTCCTGTTGGGGACATTATGGGGACCTGAGGGGACATCGGGGCCTGTGGGGTTCTTTTGGGGACCCTGAGGGGACatcggggtcctgaggggacaTCGGGGTCCTGTTGGGGACATTATGGGGACCTGAGGGGACATCGGGGCCTGTGGGGTTCTTTTGGGGACCCTGAGGGGACATCGGGGTCCTGTTGGGGACATTGTGGGGTCATGAGGGGACATCGGGGCTTGTGGGGTCCtgttggggacactgaggggacatcggggggacatcggggacccCGCGTGGCCccgcgggcgggggggggcggggccggtgACGTCCCCTCgcccttcccccccctccccggccccgccgccgcttcccCGCGTGgcccccgagtgtccccggggtgtccccggggtgtcccccgagtgtccccccagtgtccccatccccccacCCGCgggtgtccccagagtgtccccaagGCGTCCCCGCAGCGTCCCCAGCGGCCATGGAGCCCCGAGAGGTGCGACAATggcgggggagggggaggaggaggaggggggtggcaagggggtgacagaggggacggggaggtggcaggaggggacaagggggggcaggggggtggCACGGGGGGGACAGGGCgtggcagagggacagaggggacacaggggggtgGCAGAAGGTGGCAGGAGGGGACGGGGGTggcagagggggcacagggggaagAGGACGGGGTGGCAAGGGGGTGACAGAGGGGACGGGGggtggcaggaggggacagtgggggacgGGGGGTGGCAGAGGGAtgtgggggacacagagggtggcagagggtggcaggaggggacgggggggtggcagagggacaggggggacacagggggtggcaggggggaaacggggggaggagggggtggcaagggggtgacagaggggacgggggggacacaggggacacagggggtggcaggaggggacagaggggacacagagggtggcaggaggggacagggggcacacgggggcagggtgggtgcccagaggggacagcagagccctgcagggagGGGCCAAAGGGGACCCCGGCAGGGGACAAGTGCCACCACacctcccctgtcccctccccagctgtccccgtCCCTGCTGGAGTCGCTGGTGGCCGTGGTGGCCACCCTGGGCGAGCTGGCGGCCGCCGTGGCCGGGGCGGATGGGGACGTCCAGCTGGCCGTGTCCCCGTGGTCCCTGCACAAGGGCCTGGTGGCCTTCATCGGTCACCTCCAAGACACCCTGGACCACCAGGGGAGCGCCCGCCTGGGCCAGGCCCTGGCCGCCCTCAGGGCCGGCCAGGGGGCCACCTGGGCCCACGTGGCAGCCGAGGCCACCGCCTGGCGGGACTCGGTGGCCACGGTGGCGGACAAATGGGCCCAGGCGGTCAGGGAGGCCACCGAGCTCTGTGAGGCCTGCGCGCATGCGGCCATCGCCGAGGCCACCGCCGAGGCCACCGCTGCGGCCACCGCGGGGGACCTGGGGGACGAGATGGCCCGCTGGGGCACGGCCAGGGACAGCCTGGTGGCCACCACccggcagctgctggaggcccTGGGCAAGGCCCTGGGCAAAGCCCTGGACAAGGGCCCGGACCAGGGCCCGGACAAGGCCTCCTTGGCCTCAGCGGCGGCCGAGTACGAGACCGAGGTGGCCGCGGCCACCGACAAGGTGGCGACGGCCACCAAGGCCATGGAGGAGGCCACGGTGGCCACCAGCAAGGCGAGGGCGGCCGCCACGAGGAAGCGGCGGGCGGAGGCGGCCCTGGGGCCGCTGGGGCGCTTGGTGGCCGCGTGCACCAAGGCCGCGGCgctgcccctggagctgctgcgcCGGCTCGGGGCCATCGAGGCCACCCTGGACGGGGCGCGGGCCACCGACGCGGCGTCCCCCGACGTCCCCGAGGCCGCGGTGGCCGCGGTGGCCGAGGCCGAGCGGCTGTGGCgagccagctccagcctggcctcgcgGCACCTGCTGGGGACCCTCGGCCACCTCCGCGACCTCCTGGTGAGCGGCCCCGGTGGCCCCGAGGTGGCCCCGAGGTGCCGGGAGGCCATCGAGGACATCCCGGGGCTGCTGCGGAGGCGGTGACGTCACCGCCGTGACGTCATGGAGGCGGTGACGTCATCGGGGCCGGGGCGTCGCTGGGGGTCActtggcccctccccccccccccccgctgtggGGTTGGAgcagaatttggggaatttggggggattttcattaaaattgtcCCGAGCGGGGACGGGAATTGCTGGGTGACGTcactgggggcagctggggacgGCCGGGAGAGGGAAATCctccgggaggggccgggggggaaatttggggtgggaggggggatttggggagagttcggggggatttggggagaattcgggggatttggggagtgttcagggggatttggggtgaattcggggggatttggggagggttcggggggatttggggagagttcggggggatttggggagagttcgggggatttggggagagttcggggggatttggggtgaattcggggggatttggggagggttcggggggatttggggagagttcggggaaatttgggatgggaggggggatttggggagagttcgggggatttggggagagttcggggggatttggggagaattcgggggatttggggagagttcagggggatttgggatgggaggggggatttggggagagttcggggggatttggggtgaattcctggggatttggggagagttcgggggatttggggtgaattcgtggggatttggggagagttcggggggatttggggagaattcgggggatttggggtgaattcgtggggatttggggagagttcggggggatttggggagagttcggggggatttggggtgaattcctggGGATTTGGAGAGAAttcgggggaatttggggagaattcctggggaatttggggagaattcgggaggatttggggagaattcctggggatttggggagaattcctggggatttggggtgggaggggggatcTGGGGTGAATTCCTGGGGATGTGGGGAGAATTCCTGGGGATGTGGGGTGAatttgtgggaatttggggtgaatttgtgggaatttggggatgaattcatgggagaatttggggataaatcactgggaatttggggagaaattagtgggaaatttggggataaATCATGGGAAGTTTGGGGTGAATtcgtgggaaatttggggagaattcagggaatttgggataattcatggggaatttggggaaaattaatgggaaatttggggtgaatttggggtgaatttggggtgaatttatGAGGAATTTGGCTGAGTTTATGGGAAATTGGGGGATAAAtcatggggaatttggggtgaatttgtgggaatttgggataaatcgtgggaaatttggggtgaatttctGGAGAAATTGGGGTGAATTCGCGGGAAATTCGGGATAATttgtgggaaatttggggagaattcaGGGGATGAATTTATGGGAGATTCGGGGATAATTTGcaggaaatttggggtgaaCCCTTGGGAAATTCGTGGAAAATTGGGGAATCTGGGACCGATCCCAACCCcggctctgggggggggggaataaaTCTGGAATTGCcccggtttggggtgggtttggccTCGgttgggagaattttgggggaaattttggggttttctggtgGATTCCGGTGTTTTCCTGGTGGATTCCGGTGTTTTCCGGGTGGATTCCAGTGttttctgggtggattttggggttttcctggTGAATTCCGGGAGCGGTGGCTTGGGAACGGCCGgagcagcagctttgggatttgggatcatttgGGATCATTTGGGATCATTTGGGGATTATTAGGAATTTAATGGGACTTCCTTGGTGGGATTTAAGgttatttgggatttgggccTTAAAGAGATTTGGGATTCTTTGGGATTATTTGGGATTCTTTGGGATTCTTTGGGATTTCATGGGCCTCGCTCTGCGGGCTCCGGGACAATTTAGGGTTTTATGGGATTTTATGGGATCCGTGGCGGGGGGAAAAGGCCGGAAAATTCCTCCCCCTGTGGCAGAGCCGGGATCGAttccaatcccgatcccgatgGATCCCGACCCGGCCTTTCCTCGCACATTATCCCCTGCCCAGGATAATTAAGGGGGTGATTGGGTTCCTGGGATAATTAATGGGATAACGCCCCCGCCTTGATTTTGATCCCGACTTCCAGAGAATTCTGTTGCCCaattcccgggaattccaggggccgccccacccctgcccacccccGGAATTCCAGCGGCCCCAaaacagggatttgggattggggagggGCGCTTGGGGATGGCCAGAGCGGGAAAattcgggatttggggtggtttgggatgAACCTTTGGGAATCCAGTAGGATTTGGGCTCTGGGGTTTGGGATCGTTTGGGGTTCTTTGGGATCcagcgggatttgggatcatttggggttggttttgggggttatttgggatccagcaggatttgggatccaggatttgggataatttggggttgtttgggaTCCAGGGTTTGGGATCATTTGGGAttggttttgggggttatttGGGAACCAGCAGGGTTTAGGATCATTTGGGATCCaggatttgggaaaatttggggttgtttgggaTCCAGGGTTTGGGATTTGAGATCCTTTGGGATTGGTTTTGGgatccagcaggatttgggatgatttgggaTCGTTTTGGGTTCTTTGGGATCCAGCAGGGTTTAGGATCATTTGGGATCCAGGATTCGGGGTAATTTGGGATTGTTTGGGatccaggatttgggatgatttgggattggttttgggggttatttGGGATCCAGCAGGATTTAGGATAATTTGGGATCCAGGATTTGAGGTAATTTGGGGTTGTTCGGAATCCAGGGTTTGGGATCTGAGATcctttggggttggttttggggtccagcaggatttgggctctggggtttgggatcgtttggggttctttgggatccagcaggatttgggatttggaatcatttggggttgtttgggatccaggatttggggtcatttggggttggttttgggggttatttGGGATCCAGCAGGGTT from Aphelocoma coerulescens isolate FSJ_1873_10779 unplaced genomic scaffold, UR_Acoe_1.0 HiC_scaffold_75, whole genome shotgun sequence carries:
- the LOC138102433 gene encoding uncharacterized protein, which translates into the protein MLLEMEPKVSPPPLPPEVAQSRDMRDRALAALVGLAEALGTAATIPEALEQAKAVLAEAQEALQRLHEALWHAWTPPVATEPSVAKDEDEELLRHGGAEAERAAEKLQKEQERLQGWQRWLRAGQGAAMGLTVLCAAVLSLDSVRAALGVTKDAQLLLALGTVAVLCEVAAWNLGTSRRHLATAAAHQRDTAQRLRDRARQVVAARAAAEATRATAAAITAALGRLERATGALRRLVAAVTEDRKVTPWGTMAQGFPESARVLEDIVVALGTSGDREDKEVMRKLKVALEVLVAQV
- the LOC138102436 gene encoding antifreeze protein Maxi-like, which gives rise to MEPRELSPSLLESLVAVVATLGELAAAVAGADGDVQLAVSPWSLHKGLVAFIGHLQDTLDHQGSARLGQALAALRAGQGATWAHVAAEATAWRDSVATVADKWAQAVREATELCEACAHAAIAEATAEATAAATAGDLGDEMARWGTARDSLVATTRQLLEALGKALGKALDKGPDQGPDKASLASAAAEYETEVAAATDKVATATKAMEEATVATSKARAAATRKRRAEAALGPLGRLVAACTKAAALPLELLRRLGAIEATLDGARATDAASPDVPEAAVAAVAEAERLWRASSSLASRHLLGTLGHLRDLLVSGPGGPEVAPRCREAIEDIPGLLRRR